GATTTTATGGCAGGAGGGGAAGCACCGCGTTGGCCGTTAAAACCGCACTTCCCCAATGGCTACCGAGCTGGCCGCTCAGAGTTGTAGTGAGTGTCCGCGACTTCGTGGACCGAGTCGCCAACAGCTCCCCCGCCAGACTTGCTTTGATCGTCTTTGCTCTGGTCATTCTCGCCTTCACCTTGACGTTGAGCCTGCCCGCGGCGGCCCGCGACGGGCAAGCCACAGCGTTCCACGATGCCCTCTTCACTGCGGTTTCGGCTGTCTGCGTGACTGGACTAACCACCGTTTCCACGGCGTTGCACTGGTCCTTTTTCGGCCAGTTGATCATCTTGATCGGCATCTTCGTAGGCGGTTTGGGCATCCTGACGCTGGCCTCTTTGATGTCCCTGATGGTGAGCAAGCGCCTGGGTGTGCGCGGCAAACTCATTGCCCAGGAGGCCATGAACGCCGGGCGCTTGGGCGAGGTAGGTACGCTGCTGCGGATCGTCATCAGCACCTCCGTGGCCATTGAAGTCCTCCTGGCCCTGGCATTGGCGCCCCGCTTCCTGATCTTGGGCGAATCCGTTCCGCAAGCCATCTGGCATGCGACGTTTTACTCCATCTCCTCCTTTAATAACGCCGGTTTCACGCCTCACTCCGACGGCGTTGTCCCCTACGAAGCGGATCTGTGGATTCTGACACCGCTCATGATTGGCGGGTTCATCGGCAGCCTCGGCTTCCCGGTACTGATGGTGCTACTGGCCACCGGTTTCCGCTTCAAGAAGTGGACCTTGCACGCCAAGCTCACCATTCAGGTCTCACTCCTGCTGCTCGTGGCAGGCACCATTTTGTGGGGTGCCATGGAATGGACCAACCCGGACACCATTGGTGGCATGAGCGTGGGAGACAAGATCACGCACTCGCTCTTTGCCTCCGTCATGACCCGATCTCTGGGTTTCAACTTGGTGGACATGAACGCCATGCACTCCCCCACCATGTTGCTCACGGATGCTTTGATGTTCGTGGGTGGCGGCTCCGCCTCCACGGCCGGCGGTATCAAGGTCACCACTCTCGCTGTCATGTTCCTGGCCATTGTGGCCGAGGCTCGTGGCGATAACGACGTGAAAATCTACGGCCGCACCATCCCCCAAGGCACCATGCGGGTGGCCATTTCCGTGATCATGATGGGCGCCACGCTCGTCATGATCGCCTGCGGATTGTTGCTCGCCATCTCGGGACAGAGCCTAGACAGGGTGCTTTTTGAAACCATCTCGGCCTTTGCCACCGTGGGACTGAGCACGGGGCTCAGTGCCGAGCTCCCGCCGTCGGGCGTCTATATCCTCAGCGCCATGATGTTCTTTGGCCGCGTCGGATCCATCACCCTTGCTGCGGCCCTGGCCCTGCGCCAACGCCGTCAGCTGTTCCACTATCCGGAAGAGAGGCCCATCATTGGCTGAGAAAATAGACTCCAGCAACCGCCCGCCACACAATGCCCCCGTGCTGGTCATTGGGCTGGGCCGCTTCGGCGCCGCCACAGCGCACCAGCTGGTTAAACAGGGCAGGGAGGTGCTCGCCATTGAGCGCGATCCCGCCCTAGTGCAGAAGTGGGCCGGCGTGCTCACCCACGTGGTCGAGGCCGACGCCACCAACATTGACGCCCTGCGCCAACTCGGGGCACAGGACTTCAGCTCCGCCGTGGTGGGTGTGGGTACCTCGATCGAATCCAGCGTGCTCATCACGGTAAACCTGGTGGATTTGGGCATCGCGCACCTGTGGGTCAAGGCGATCACGCAGTCGCACGGCAAGATCCTGACCCGCATTGGCGCCAACCACGTCATCTACCCTGAGGCCGACGCTGGTGTCCGCGCCGCGCACCTGGTGGGCGGGCGCATGCTTGACTTCATCGAATTCGACGACGATTTTGCCATCGTGAAAATGTACCCGCCGAAGGAAACTCAGGGCTTCACGCTGGAGGAATCCAAAGTGCGCTCTAAGTACGGGGTGACTGTGGTGGGCGTGAAATCTCCCGGCGAGGACTTTACGTACGCCCAGCCGCACACGCGTGTCTCCAGCCGGGACATGCTGATCGTTTCCGGCTACGTTGATCTGCTGGAACGCTTCGCCTCGCGGCCCTAACCTCACGTTTTTGGCACGGCGTGCGTCTACTGGGCAGGAGGTGTTTTTCAATGATTAGGCATTCGGTTTTTGACTCGCCGTTGGGTCCCCTGACCGCTGTGGAGAACGACGCCGGCCTGGCGGCTGTGTACATGGCGGAACATAAGCGCCGCCCGGCTTGGGAGACGTTGGGTGAGCAGGTTACGGCGTCTGCCTCGCCTGTGCTGGCTGCGACGGCTGAACAGCTGGGCGAGTATTTTTCTCATGGACGGCGGGAGTTTTCGCTGCCGCTAGCCCCGGCGGGGAGCGATTTCCAGCACCGGGTCTGGGCTGCGCTGCGGGACATCCCGTACGGTGAGCTGCGCAGCTACGGTGCCCTGGCCGCGATGCTGGGCGATCCGTCCATGGCGCAAGCTGTGGGCTCGGCAAACGGCCGCAACCCCATCAGCATCATTGTGCCCTGCCACCGCGTGGTGGGCTCCGACGGCTCACTGACGGGTTACGCAGGCGGGCTCGAGCGCAAGCAGTTTTTGCTGGAGCTGGAGAACCCGTCCCGAACCCATACTGAGGCACTTTTCTAATGCCCGCTCCCAGCGACGCTGCTGCGGTAATTCCTGAACAGATCGGCAAAGCATTACCGCCTTTCGAGGTCCTCATCACCCATCATGGCGCCGCAGTATTGCGCGTGTGCCGTGCGCTGGTCGGCCCCGTGGATGCCGACGATGTCTGGCAGGAAACATTTTTGGCAGCCTTACGCGTCTACCCGAGCACCGGAATCATCCGCAATAGGGAGGCCTGGCTGGTAACGATCGCCCACAACAAGGCAATCGACCACCACCGGAAAGCGGCACGGCTTCCGTTACCCGCCAGCGGGCCGGGAGTTGGCGAGCACGCTCTGGACGAGCACACAGTGGGCGAACACGGCGTGGACGAGCACGGCATTGGCGGGACCGGGAGCGGCGGAGGGGACGTCGTCGTCCGTTCCGTGGAGGCAGGGGAAACGGCTGCTGCCGTGTGGACGGCGCTGGCCACCCTGGCACCAATGCAGCGTGAAGCTGTTGTTTATCATCACTTAGCCGGGCTGCGATATGCCGAGGTGGCAGGGATTTTGGGCAATTCCGAAGCAGCTGCGCGCAGGGCAGCTGCGGACGGCATGAGGGCGCTCCGGGCGCTGCTGGACCATGAAAGGACGCAGAAGCAATGAATACTCTGAAGGTAGCGCGGATGCTCGCCCCTATCGCTAATGGCGAGGATGCCGCGGTAGTGAATCTGGCCGCACGGTTCACAACCGTCGCATCGGCGCAGGGTCTCGTGGATGTTGCGTATCGGGTGATTGATTCACCCGTGGGGCCACTGTTGCTGGCGGGAACCGAGGCGGGTCTGGTGCGGGTGGCGTTCGCCGTTGAGGGACACGATTCCGTGCTGGAAGCCCTCTCCGCTGCCGTCAGCCCACGGATTATGCGCGCCCCGGCACGGCTGGATGCTGCGGCCCGGGAACTCGACGAGTATTTTCACGGGCGCCGGCAACGTTTCGATCTGCCGTTGGACTTCCGGCTGGCACAAGGGTTCAGGCGTGAGGTGCTGGACCATCTGCCGGAGATTGGCTACGGGCATACGGCCAGTTATGCGGCAGTGGCGGCCATGACGTCCAGTCCCCGGGCTGTGCGCGCAGTGGGGACAGCGTGCGCGCGCAATCCGCTCCCTCTTGTGGTGCCCTGTCACCGGGTAATCCGCTCCGATGGCAGCCAAGGAGCATACTTGGGCGGCGCGGAAGCAAAATCGCTACTGCTCGCTCTGGAAACCGGTGCGAAGTAGGCCCTATTACCGCCTCACCTCACACCACCCCACGTCGAGTCAGACGGAGAGCCGTTGAGGGAGACGCTGCGCTACGTCTCCCTCAACGGCTCTCCGTCTGACTCGGCGAAAATGCCCGGCGCAGCATTCATTTCTCTCGCGGCGCCAACGAGTTCTGACACCGGTTTCCCAGCTGCTCCGACGGTCATGAGGTCGACGAACGACGAACGACGCCAGCTGCGTCACTAAATCGGCGCAACGGCAACATCCACTGCGTCGACTTTGGGTTAAGGGTTTACCAAAACAGACGGCACCCTGCGAAAAGTCAGAAGCGCGCCGTCTACTCCGGCATGGGAGCGCCTAACGCGGCGACGGTGTCCTGAGCAAGACATTGGCACAGTCGATGGCCGGCGCGAACCCTGGTTGAGATGTGAGCCGCTCAACAGCCCCTCTTGCAGCAGGGGCGTTAGTTGCTGCCCAGCTCGTCGGTGATTTGGGCGGCACGGGCTGCGGCTGCCTTTGCTCCGGCCTCGATGATGCCGGGCAGACCCAGACGATCGAAGGTGGCAATCGCCTGCTCCGTTGTGCCGTTGGGACTGGTGACGGCCCGGCGCATTTGCGTGGCATCGGCACCGGGTTCTGCCAGCATGAGGCCAGCCCCTGCCACCGTTTCACGGGCCAGGACCTGAGCGATCGCCGGTTCCATTCCAAAGCTTTCGGCCGCTGCTGCCATCGCTTCAGCCAAGTAGAAAGCATAAGCCGGACCGGAACCGCTGATGGCCGACACCGCGTTCTGCTGATCTTCGGGAATGTCGATGACCACTCCGGAACCGGCGAAGACTTCATGAGCGATGGAGAGGTGGTGCTCGTCAACACTGCTCCCACCAGAAAGGGCCACCACGCCACGGCCTACCTGCAGAGGGGTGTTGGGCATGGAACGGATGACAGCTTGCCCGGGCTTCAGCGCAGCTTCAAGCTGAGCGAGAGATACGGCTGCGGCCACGCTGATGACCACTGCTTCAGCTTCCAGCGCATCGGCAATCTCCCGGCAGAGAGCCTGGATGCCAACAGGCTTGACGCCTAAGATGACCACACCGGCACCGACCACCGCTTGCGCATTGGCGTCTGCTTCTTCATTGGACGCCAGGGCCGTGACGCCGTGACGGGTGGCTAATTCATTGGCTCGTTCGGGGCGGCGGACCGTCACCACCACGGAAACTGGCGGCACACCGGAGGCTAACATTCCGGCAAGAATCGCTTCACCCATGGAACCGCAACCGAGAAATACAATCTTATTCGTCATGCCCCCATCTTTCTTTGCCGGGGCACAGCATGCAACTGCAGATGGCCCGCAGCCCTTAATGGCAAATGCACAGCTGGCGCCCGGGCTATTCTCAACCGACGCCCGTAATCTTTTAATTACCTCATAAGGGTGCGAGTGATGATCGGATTGGTCTTGTCCTGAAGACCAATCAAATCGCCGGAGATCTCGCCAGTGATTCCCCCCATCCACTGGTGAAGAACCTCCGGCGATTTCGCATTTAACCGACAAGTGAAGGTGTCGGCAAACCGGTCAGAGGCCTACGGCGTTGTTTGCCCCAGGTGCACCCGGGCGAATTCGAGAGTTTCTGCCAGCCACTCTTCGCGTTGGCCTGCACCCTTGGCCTTGCGGGTGGAAATTTCGGCGACCACTGCGCCGTCGAACCCGTTGTTGGCAATGTGCTGGAGCACCTCAACACATTCCTGAGTGCCATGCCCAGGAATGAGGTGCTGGTCCTTGGTGGAGGGCGAAATGCCGTCGGTCAGGTGAATGTGGCGCAGGCGGGAACCCAGCGCCTTGGCGGCATCCAAGCTCGAAGCCCCGGCGGATGCGGCATGGGAAAAGTCCCAGGTGACGTCCTTGTAGTCCTGATCAACGGGATCCCAGTGCGGCAAATAGGCCAACGCCTCGCGCCCACGAACTCGCCACGGATACATGTTTTCAACGGCTATGCGGATCCCGAAGGAATCGGCAATATCACGCACACCGTGCGAAAAAGTCTCGGCGTAATCGTTTTGCCAGCGGAAGGGCGGATGCACAACCACTACATCAGCCCCCACGTCCACAGCCATCTGGGCCGAGCGCTGAATCTTGTTCCAGGCACTGCCCCACACTTGTTGAGTGAGCAAAAGCGTGGGGGCATGGATGGCCACGATGGGCTGGGCATAACGCTCAGCGAGCCGGCTCAGGGCCGCCGAATCCTGACTGTCACCATTGTGCGTGACCAGAACCTCGACGCCGTCGTACCCAAGGTCCGCGGCCACCGCAAAACCGTCATGGACCGAGAGTGGAAAGACTGACGCCGTGGACAAGGCAACCGGAATATGGCGCGCAGGACCGGGCGTAGCCTGCGAGTCTTGGGTCTGGCCATGGACAGGACTGCCGCTGTGGTCGTGGCCGGGGTTGTGCGTGCTGTGATTCGTCATCTCCGCCTACTTCGTGTCCGAATTCTTCAGCCTAGCAACATGGGCAGGAGGATCCAGCGGACCGTCAAAAACCAGCTGATCGAGGCGGCGCAAGATCAGTCCCTCGCGCAGCGCCCAAGGGCTAATCTGCAATTTGGTGGCCTTGAACATCTCCAGCGCCGTCTGGGCTACCAGAGCCCCGGCCAGCACCTGCTGGGCACGCGCAGCTGAAACTCCCGGTAGGTGCAGCCTGTCTGCCGAGGACATCGCTGAGAGTCGCTGGGACCAAAGCCCCAGATCACTCAGGTGCAGTTCGCGGCGCACATAGGGCCCCATGGACGACGGCGCTGCCCCCGTAATGCGTGCCAGCGCCCGGAAGGTTTTGGAGGACCCTGTGACGAGGTTGGGAGCGCCAAGCTCCTTGGTTGCCGCGATGGGTTCCTTCAAGGTCGCCTTGATGTACTTGCGCAGTTCCTTGATGCTCTTGGCCGTGGGCGGGTCCTCGGCAAGCCATTCGCGGGTGAGCCGGCCAGCACCCAGCGGCACGGAATGCGCTAGATCAGGAAGTTCGTTGGAGCCTTGTGAAATTTCGAAGGAGCCACCACCGATGTCCAGGTTCAAGATGGTGCCAGCACCCCAACCATGCCAGCGACGCACAGCAAAGAATGTCATGGCTGACTCTTCTTCACCCGTCAATTCAGTGAGCCGAATAGTGGTTTCGTGCTGCACCCGGTCTAGAACTTGGGCGCCGTTGGTGGACTCTCTGATGGCGGAGGTACAAAAGGCGAGGAGATCTTTGACCTTGTGCTTGGCAGCGAATTCCCAAGCCTCAAGGATGAACTCAATGAGCTCATGCTGACCTTCGTCGGTAATGTTGCCCTCTGCATCAAGGTATTTCACTAGGCTTAGCGCCCGCTTGTGAGATGCGAACGGAACAGGATTGGCACCTGGGCGCGCATCAACGAGTAGCAAGTGGACTGTATTTGACCCGATGTCGAGCACGCCTAATCTCATAGCCCCATTATTGTCCTTCTACCCACAAAACACGCCAAAGGCCGCCCGGTGGCGAAGCAACAATTGCGTTGATTCGCCACCGGACGGCCTTATGGCTCCCCGAGGTGCGGTTTACTTGTGCAAACCCGTCCGTCGGCGGTTACTGAAGACCACTGCTGCACCCAGAAGGGTCATCAGCAAGGCTCCACCCCACAGCGCCATGGTGTTGGCACCCGTGCTGGCAAGGTCGCCGTTGGTCGCTGGGCTACTGGCCGGGTTGCTGCTGGCGGCCACAACCGTGAAGTTTGCCTCGACGGAGCGCTTGGACGTTTCCCCTGTCAGAGTCACAGTGTGCTTGCCGGCGGCAAAGTTGGCTGGCACCTTCCAGGTGAACGCCACGTTGCCGTCTTTGTCGGCCAGGCCCACGCCCAGGTCAACAGGCTCGCTGTGAACCGTTCCACGGACATTTTCCCCGGGCTGGAATCCGAATCCGGTGAAGGTCAGCGTCTGCCCCTGCTGGATCTCCTTGGACGACACCGCTGCACTTGCCGTCGTGCTGGCAGCCGGTTCTGTGATGGTCGACGTAGGTGCAACCGTCGCGTCTACCGTGGGTTCAACGGTGGGCTCCACTGAGGGCGTTGCCGTCGGATCGGTCGTCGGCGGCACAGTCGGATCCGTCGTTGGCGGAACAGTCGGGTCAGTCGTCGGGCCCGTCGTTGGCGGCACAGTCGGGTCAGTCGTCGGGCCCGTCGTCGGCGGCACAGTCGGGCCATTCGTCGGCGGCACAGTCGGGCCAGTCGTCGGGCCCGTCGTCGGGCCCGTCGTTGGCGGAACAGTCGGGTCAGTCGTCGGCGGCACCGTCGTCGGCGGCACAGTCGGATCTGTCGTCGGCGGCACAGTCGGCACCACGCCAGGAACCGCTGCATCGACAGTTAGCTCTGCCAAGGTGGTCCACGGCTGGCCGGCCTGCTCGGAAAGCGCCTTGACCGTCAGGAACTGTCCTGTGGCTGGAGCATCCAGCACCACTGTCTGCCATCCCTGCTCGTTCGCCAAATTACCTGCAGCAATCTTGGTACCAAGTTCGGCCTTGCTCTTGCTGAGGTAAAGCTCGTAGCCCTTGATGCGGCCATTGATGGCACCTGAGGACGAGCCCTGTCGCGGCAGCAGGTTGACGGCGCAGAGGTTCAGTTCCTTGCCCAGGTCCACCTGAATGGTGTGTGGCATGGGAACGTTGGCAGGGGTCCACGGAGTTCCCCAGAACGTATCGGGGTTACCATCAAGGGCGTTTGATCCGGGCGTGACTTCACCCTGGCCATTATTGAAGCTGTCCACGACAGCGGCAACCGGGCGGACCGGGGTTACGGAGCAAGTCAGCAGTCCTGAGGCAGTGGAGTTGCTGACCAAAGATTCAGCCCCGGCGGTGTAGGTGGTCGCGGCGGAAATCGTGAAGTCCCCGAAGCTAGCAGTGCTGGCTGGTGTCACCGTGAATGTTGCGGTCTTGTTGGTGCCCGCAGGCACGGTACCTAGAGTGACCGAAGCCGGGGAAATGGTCCAGCCGGCAGGCGCTTTCGGAGTGACGACTGCACCGGTGATATCGGTGGCCGTGCGGTTGTCAACCACAACCGTGACAGTTGCTGGCGTTCCAGCTACTGCTCGGGCGGGAGCGCTCATGCTCGTAGACACTTCGCCCGCCAGCGTGAAAATGCTGGCCGGGACAATGTCTGGGGCTTGCTGGGTCAGGGCACCGGCTGCGTTGACGCTGAGCGGCAGCTGGGTGATGGCGTTGCGGATCTTGAAGCCACCATTAGTGGGGAGGATTTCCCACTTTTGCAGGTTGTTCACGCGGCGGTCGGTTGTGGTGCAGTCGGACAATGACGGCGCCAAATCCTGCTGCATGGGAGCTTGCAACCACAGCACTCCCCCGGCCATGGCCAGACACTTGCCGTTGCTGGCCGTGAGCTTGTAGTAGTGGTCGCTGGTGGCTGCCAGCGTCCAGGTTTCATTGGCCGCGGCAGAAGCCCCGACGCCCGAGCCGTTGACGTTCACAGATTTGCCTGTTGTTGAGATG
The Arthrobacter alpinus genome window above contains:
- a CDS encoding TrkH family potassium uptake protein, with amino-acid sequence MSVRDFVDRVANSSPARLALIVFALVILAFTLTLSLPAAARDGQATAFHDALFTAVSAVCVTGLTTVSTALHWSFFGQLIILIGIFVGGLGILTLASLMSLMVSKRLGVRGKLIAQEAMNAGRLGEVGTLLRIVISTSVAIEVLLALALAPRFLILGESVPQAIWHATFYSISSFNNAGFTPHSDGVVPYEADLWILTPLMIGGFIGSLGFPVLMVLLATGFRFKKWTLHAKLTIQVSLLLLVAGTILWGAMEWTNPDTIGGMSVGDKITHSLFASVMTRSLGFNLVDMNAMHSPTMLLTDALMFVGGGSASTAGGIKVTTLAVMFLAIVAEARGDNDVKIYGRTIPQGTMRVAISVIMMGATLVMIACGLLLAISGQSLDRVLFETISAFATVGLSTGLSAELPPSGVYILSAMMFFGRVGSITLAAALALRQRRQLFHYPEERPIIG
- a CDS encoding sugar phosphate isomerase/epimerase family protein; the protein is MTNHSTHNPGHDHSGSPVHGQTQDSQATPGPARHIPVALSTASVFPLSVHDGFAVAADLGYDGVEVLVTHNGDSQDSAALSRLAERYAQPIVAIHAPTLLLTQQVWGSAWNKIQRSAQMAVDVGADVVVVHPPFRWQNDYAETFSHGVRDIADSFGIRIAVENMYPWRVRGREALAYLPHWDPVDQDYKDVTWDFSHAASAGASSLDAAKALGSRLRHIHLTDGISPSTKDQHLIPGHGTQECVEVLQHIANNGFDGAVVAEISTRKAKGAGQREEWLAETLEFARVHLGQTTP
- a CDS encoding methylated-DNA--[protein]-cysteine S-methyltransferase; its protein translation is MIRHSVFDSPLGPLTAVENDAGLAAVYMAEHKRRPAWETLGEQVTASASPVLAATAEQLGEYFSHGRREFSLPLAPAGSDFQHRVWAALRDIPYGELRSYGALAAMLGDPSMAQAVGSANGRNPISIIVPCHRVVGSDGSLTGYAGGLERKQFLLELENPSRTHTEALF
- a CDS encoding family 20 glycosylhydrolase, whose amino-acid sequence is MKIRHRTGRRAVVAALTAAALTLASAAIALPGANADIKPALAPAVLAAAAPSGAVPLTPNGAPQSIPGLSTWTASTGEFTLAAGAKVIGADTTLTGDLAQQLSVVLARTVATAANGAIAGDVEVAVDPSRSAALGKEGYELAVGDTVKVTGATAAGAFYGTQTILQLLTQGNRINKGSSIDVPQYQERGVGLCACQVTISMESLERTMKDMAYNKLNQLWLETKLKSDAYPKANFWAYYTKAEAAQITAWAKKYHIELVLEVNSPGHMRPWLYDYPELQLVNKSGNKKVEQLDISKPEAFTMVTTLADEYAAAFPDQPYWHMGGDEYMMGDSYANYPQFAAFVAANPAIFPVGSGPGDVFIWFMNKVNAHVKANGKKLRIWNDGVPAVSTIPLDKDIVVEHWYNAGGTPKPQALLDAGHDVQNSAQALYFSRPGAYNVNLPNLWNSGWTPKTFDGGTTVTDVPGKGKVIGAKLSAWPDDTPLATESMVEEQLFATTRFLAQATWGGPKPTADFAKFSTLTNNLGRVPGYNSYDRTPVGDGGYAISTTGKSVNVNGSGVGASAAANETWTLAATSDHYYKLTASNGKCLAMAGGVLWLQAPMQQDLAPSLSDCTTTDRRVNNLQKWEILPTNGGFKIRNAITQLPLSVNAAGALTQQAPDIVPASIFTLAGEVSTSMSAPARAVAGTPATVTVVVDNRTATDITGAVVTPKAPAGWTISPASVTLGTVPAGTNKTATFTVTPASTASFGDFTISAATTYTAGAESLVSNSTASGLLTCSVTPVRPVAAVVDSFNNGQGEVTPGSNALDGNPDTFWGTPWTPANVPMPHTIQVDLGKELNLCAVNLLPRQGSSSGAINGRIKGYELYLSKSKAELGTKIAAGNLANEQGWQTVVLDAPATGQFLTVKALSEQAGQPWTTLAELTVDAAVPGVVPTVPPTTDPTVPPTTVPPTTDPTVPPTTGPTTGPTTGPTVPPTNGPTVPPTTGPTTDPTVPPTTGPTTDPTVPPTTDPTVPPTTDPTATPSVEPTVEPTVDATVAPTSTITEPAASTTASAAVSSKEIQQGQTLTFTGFGFQPGENVRGTVHSEPVDLGVGLADKDGNVAFTWKVPANFAAGKHTVTLTGETSKRSVEANFTVVAASSNPASSPATNGDLASTGANTMALWGGALLMTLLGAAVVFSNRRRTGLHK
- a CDS encoding potassium channel family protein, whose protein sequence is MLVIGLGRFGAATAHQLVKQGREVLAIERDPALVQKWAGVLTHVVEADATNIDALRQLGAQDFSSAVVGVGTSIESSVLITVNLVDLGIAHLWVKAITQSHGKILTRIGANHVIYPEADAGVRAAHLVGGRMLDFIEFDDDFAIVKMYPPKETQGFTLEESKVRSKYGVTVVGVKSPGEDFTYAQPHTRVSSRDMLIVSGYVDLLERFASRP
- a CDS encoding methylated-DNA--[protein]-cysteine S-methyltransferase encodes the protein MNTLKVARMLAPIANGEDAAVVNLAARFTTVASAQGLVDVAYRVIDSPVGPLLLAGTEAGLVRVAFAVEGHDSVLEALSAAVSPRIMRAPARLDAAARELDEYFHGRRQRFDLPLDFRLAQGFRREVLDHLPEIGYGHTASYAAVAAMTSSPRAVRAVGTACARNPLPLVVPCHRVIRSDGSQGAYLGGAEAKSLLLALETGAK
- the proC gene encoding pyrroline-5-carboxylate reductase, producing MTNKIVFLGCGSMGEAILAGMLASGVPPVSVVVTVRRPERANELATRHGVTALASNEEADANAQAVVGAGVVILGVKPVGIQALCREIADALEAEAVVISVAAAVSLAQLEAALKPGQAVIRSMPNTPLQVGRGVVALSGGSSVDEHHLSIAHEVFAGSGVVIDIPEDQQNAVSAISGSGPAYAFYLAEAMAAAAESFGMEPAIAQVLARETVAGAGLMLAEPGADATQMRRAVTSPNGTTEQAIATFDRLGLPGIIEAGAKAAAARAAQITDELGSN
- a CDS encoding Ppx/GppA phosphatase family protein, with amino-acid sequence MRLGVLDIGSNTVHLLLVDARPGANPVPFASHKRALSLVKYLDAEGNITDEGQHELIEFILEAWEFAAKHKVKDLLAFCTSAIRESTNGAQVLDRVQHETTIRLTELTGEEESAMTFFAVRRWHGWGAGTILNLDIGGGSFEISQGSNELPDLAHSVPLGAGRLTREWLAEDPPTAKSIKELRKYIKATLKEPIAATKELGAPNLVTGSSKTFRALARITGAAPSSMGPYVRRELHLSDLGLWSQRLSAMSSADRLHLPGVSAARAQQVLAGALVAQTALEMFKATKLQISPWALREGLILRRLDQLVFDGPLDPPAHVARLKNSDTK
- a CDS encoding RNA polymerase sigma factor, translating into MPAPSDAAAVIPEQIGKALPPFEVLITHHGAAVLRVCRALVGPVDADDVWQETFLAALRVYPSTGIIRNREAWLVTIAHNKAIDHHRKAARLPLPASGPGVGEHALDEHTVGEHGVDEHGIGGTGSGGGDVVVRSVEAGETAAAVWTALATLAPMQREAVVYHHLAGLRYAEVAGILGNSEAAARRAAADGMRALRALLDHERTQKQ